CCCGGCCGTGAGCCCGAAGGACATGCACGCGCTCATGATGCCGCTGAAAACGGCCACGCCCAGCCCCTTGCGCAGGTCAAACTCGGCAATGGTGCCGCGCTTCTCGGCCTGGGTCTGCGTTTTTTCCTTGAGCAGCCCCGCCCGCCCGCAGATGACGATGCCCAGCACGCACACGCCCAGCCCCAGCAAGATGCAGCGGCCCGACGCCGTGCCCACCAGCTGGCCCAGCGTGCCGGCCCACAGCGGCGGCACCAGCGTGCCAAACACCGCGCACAGCCCCAGCGTGAAGGCCATGCCCAGCGAGAGCCCCAGGTAGCGCATCGCCAGCCCAAACGTGAGCCCGCCCGTGCCCCACAGCAGGCCCCAGAAATACACCCAGGCCAGCGTGCTGCCGGGGGTTTGGCGGAGCACGCCGAGTAGGTGGGGCACGGTGAGCAGGCCCAGCACCCAGGGCGCCACCAGCCACGACACCAGGCCGCCCACCAGCCAGTAGCTTTCCCAGGACCAGCCGTTCACCTTCTTGTAGGGCAAGTAAAAGCTGCCCGAGGCGAAGCCGCCCAGCGCGTGAAACAAAACTCCGAGAACAACTAGCATGGGCTGGGAAGATTTTTAGCAAAACTGTGGCTTTTGGCTTTCCCAGCCCTCCTGCACCTCCCTGCACTTCCCTGCACCCTCCTGCCCCTTGTGGGCCCTGCTGCTTGTTCGTCTCTAGCGGCGCGGTGAGTAGCGAAACCGGCGCTCAGGCCCGCGGGCAGTGGGCCGGCCGAAAAACTGAACGGTGTTTTTGGCCCCCAACTGCTTTGGCGGGCCCGTGGGCCCCGCTGGTGGGTGGGCTGGGCCTTGCCGGGCCCCAAAAAAATGCCGCTAAGCAGGAGAGTACAGGAAGTTGGGGGCCCGGCGCCCGGCAAATTTTGCCAGCGCTTCCCTTTTACCGCCCCGGACGGCCGCCCGCTTCCCCCATGAAAGACACCCTCAATTTCCGCCACGTCAGCTACCGCTGGGACGAAGCCAAAGCCGCCGCCCTGGCCGGCGACGAAGTGGCCCTGTTCCTCTACCGCTCCAACCTGCTCGGGGCCGACCTACGCCTGACTAACTACGCCGGCGGCAACACGTCGGTTAAAATCCAGGCCACCGACCCCGTGAGTGGCCAGCCCGTGGAGGTGATGTGGGTAAAGGGCTCGGGCGGCGACATCGGCACGCTCACCCAAGCCGGCTGCGCCAACCTCTACGTCGAGAAGCTGCACCAGCTCAAGGCCCGCTACCGGGGCCTCGAATTTGAGGACGAGATGGTGGGCCTGTTCGAGTACTGCCTCTTCGACCCCAAGTGCGCTACGCCCAGCATCGACACGCCGCTGCACGGGCTGCTGCCCTTCCGGCACATCGACCACCTGCACCCCGATGCCCTCATCGCCATCGCCGCCAGCCAGGACGGCGAGGCCATCATGCACGAAATTTGGGGCGACACCCTGGGCTGGCTGCCTTGGCAGAAGCCGGGTTTCGACCTGGGCTTGCAGCTGGAGAAAATCGTGGCCGACAACCCCGGCCTGCGCGGCGTCATCTTGGGCGGCCACGGCCTGTTTACCTGGGGCGAAACGAGCTACGAATCGTATGTTAACACGCTCGAAGTGATTGAGATGGCGGCCACGTACCTCGAAGCCAACTACGGCAAGAAAGGCCCCGTATTCGGCGGCGTAAAGCTCGAAAATCGTCCCGATGCGGCCGCGCGCCGGGCGCAGGCTGCCGCCGCCCTTCCCGTGCTGCGCGGCCTGGCCAGCAGCCAACGCCGCATGTTGGGCCACTACACCGACGACGCCCGGGTGCTGGAGTTCGTGAACTCGCACGACCTGGCCCGCCTCGCCGCCAAAGGCACCAGTTGCCCCGACCACTTTTTGCGCACCAAAATCCGCCCGCTCGTGCTCGACCCCGAGCAGATGAGCGGCGATCCTGCCGCCGTCAAAACCTGCCTGGAAGGTGCGTTTGCCGCCTACCGCCAGGCCTACGCGGCCTACTATGCGCGCAGCAAGCACGCCAATAGCCCGGCCATGCGCGACGCCAACCCGGTCATCATGCTGTGGCCCGGCGTGGGCTTGTTCTCCTTCGCCAAAGACAAGCAGACGGCCCGCGTGGCGGCCGAGTTTTACACCAACGCCATCAACGTGATGAAGGGCGCGGAGGCCGTGAGCACCTACCAGGGCCTGCCCGAGCAGGAAGCCTTTGACATCGAGTACTGGCTGCTCGAAGAAGCCAAGCTCCAGCGCATGGCCCCGCCCAAAGCCCTCTCGGGCAAGGTGGCCTACGTGACCGGCGGCACCGGCGGCATCGGCAAAGCCATCTGCGAGGAATTGCTGAAGTTTGGGGCCTGCGTGGTGGCCGTGGACCGCGACCGCCTGCCCGAAACCCAGGCGGACTTGCGTAAGAAATTTGGCCCGGACAGCGCCCTCACCGCGCCCATCGACGTGACCGATGCCGAGAGTATTGCCGAGTCGCTGCGGCAGGCGACGCTGCAATTTGGGGGGGTCGACATCGTGGTGAACTGCGCCGGCCTGAGCATTAGCAAGCCGCTGGCCGAGACGACCCAGGCCGACTGGGATATTCTCAACGACGTGCTGGTAAAAGGCCAGTTTCTGGTGAGCCAGGCGGCGGTGGCCGTCCTGCGCCAGCAGGGACTGGGCGGCGACATCGTGAACATTGCCAGCAAAAACGGCCTTGTGGCGGGCCCCAACAACGTGGCCTACGGCACGGCCAAAGCCGCCCAGCTGCACATGAGCCGCCTGCTGGCCGCCGAGCTGGGGCCCGACAAAATCCGCGTCAACACCGTGAACCCCGACGCCGTGCTGCGCGGCTCCAAAATATGGGAGGGGGAGTGGGCCGCCGGCCGGGCCAAGGCCTACGGCATTGCGGTGGAAGACCTACCCGCCCACTACGCCAAGCGCACGCTACTGGGCGAAGAGCTGCTCGCGGAAGACATTGCCAAAGCCGTGCGCGTGTTCGTCGATGGCTCGCTGGCCAAGAGCACGGGCAACGTGCTGAACGTGGACGGCGGCGTGGCCATGGCCTTCGTGCGCTGACGCCCCGGACGGCTGGCGGCTAATGCCGCCGCCAGCCACTAGCTGCCTGCACAAGCAATCGATTGAAAAGGCAATCGATTGCCACAAAGCCCTATTGCCAGCGCAGCACTTAGGCAAATGCCGTCCCGCGCTGAAGCTGAATTACTTGCTGAGCAGGTCAATCAAATATTTCTTTCTTTTTCCTCTTTTCCCCTGTACCACCCATGAAAAAACAACGTCTCTTTTTTCTGTGGCTATTGCTGCCTTTGTTGACGCTGGCCACCCGCGGGCTGGCCCAAACGGGGGCCCTCACGGGTCGGGTGCTCGACCCGAAGGGCGGGCCGGCCATTGGCGCCACCGTGGTGGTGAAGGGTACCACGCTGGGGGCTTCGGTGAGCCCCGACGGCACCTTCACCATCAAGGCCGTGCCCAATGGCCCCCACACGCTGCTGGTTTCTTCCATTGGGTACACGCCCAAGCAAGTGCCCGTGACGGTGCCCCAGCCCGAGCCCCTGAGCGTATCGCTCGTTGAAAACGCCGCCAGCCTGGAAGACGTGGTGGTGGTAGGCTACGGCACCCAGAAGCGCGAAGACGTGACGGGCGCGGTGGCCACTGTGGACGTCCGCGCCGTGCGCGACCTGCCGGTGGTGAGCGTAGACCAGAAGTTGGCTGGCCAAGTGGCGGGCGTGCAGGTGAGCAACGTGACCGGCACGCCGGGCGGGGGCACCTCCATCAAGGTACGGGGCTCGGGCTCGATTGGGGCCGGCGACCAGCCGCTGTTCGTGATTGACGGCTTCCCAATTGCCAGCTCGTTCGGGCAGGTCGATAACCCGCTGAACTTGCTCAACCCCGACGATATTGAGACAATTACGGTGCTGAAGGACGCTTCTTCGACGGCCATCTACGGCTCGCGGGGGGCCAACGGCGTGGTGGTGATTACGACCAAGCGGGGCAAGGCCGGCGCAACCAACCTGGACGTGAGCGCCTACACTGGCATCCAGCAGGTGCCCAACAAAAAGCGGCCCCCGATGCTCAACGGGCAGGAATTTGCCCAGTACCGGCGCGACATCATCACCGACGATTTTGCAGCCCGGGGCGTGGCGGTGACCGATGCCGACATTCCGGTGGAGTTCCGCAATCCGGCCCAGTACGGGGCGGGCACCAACTGGTACAACGAAATCCTGCACACGGCTCCCCAGAGCAGCCTCAACGCGACCCTTACCAAAGGCACCGAAGAGTTGCGCACGGCCCTTTCGCTGGGCTACCTCAACCAGGATGGCACGGTGCGCTACACCGGCTACAAGCGCTACACCGCCCGCCTCAGCGTGGAGGGCAAAGTGGGCCAGAAGATTCGCCTGGGTTTGAACCTGGCCCCTACCTACGGCATTCAGCAGGGCAACGACTTCGAAAATAGCTTCGTGGACGTGCTGTCCCGCTCGCTTTGGCTCTCGCCGCTAGTGCCGGCCTTCGACGCCAACGGCAACCGCACCCCGTTCGTGGCCTCGCCGGGGATGTTCACGGGGCCCAACCCGCTCAACAGCCTGGAATTCGCGGGCACCACCCGCAAAACGCTTCAGGGCCTGGGCGGCACCTTTGCCGAATACGAGATTGTGCCGGGGCTGCGCCTGCGCTACAGTATCAACATCAACTACGCCAACAACACGGCGTTCACGTTCAACCCGGCCAGTGTGGGCGGCATTTTTGCCCCGCCGCCGGTGGTGCCCAACTCCACCAGCACCAGCTACACGCGCTTTAACTGGCTGTCGGAAACGCTGCTGAGCTACGACAAGAAGTTTGGCACCGACCACACAATCAGCGCCGTGGCCGGCTACAGCGCGCAGAAAGAGCATTTTGAGTCACAGTACCTCTTCGCCAACAACTACCCCGGCGACGACGTGCGCACCATCAACGCGGCGGCCCTATTGCCAAACTTCGGCGCCGACGTGCAGGAGTGGGCCCTGATATCGTACCTGGCCCGCGTTAACTACGCCTACAAGGACCGGTACCTGCTCACCGGCACGGTGCGGACGGACGGGTCGTCGCGCTTCGGCAGCCAGAACCGCTACGGCACGTTTCCGTCGGTGGCCGCGGGCTGGAACGTGATTAACGAGGACTTCATGCACCAACTGCCAACGCTGAGCAACCTGAAGGTGCGGGCCAGCTACGGCCTGACTGGCAACTTCAACATCGGCAACTACACGTCCATTGCGGGCGTGGCCTCGGGCTACGGCTACATCGGCAGCGGCATCGACGCCGGCGGCTCGGCCAACACGGCTTTTGGCGGGCAGCTGGCCCCCGGCCGGGCCCAGGTGTCGCTGCCCAACCCCAACCTGACTTGGGAGAAATCGACCCAGCTCGACCTCGGGCTCGACTTGGGCATGTGGGACAACCGGCTCGCGTTCACGGTTGACTTCTACCACCGCATCACCAACGGCATCCTGCTCGACAACCAGTTGCCGCTCTCGTCGGGCTATTCCAACGCCACCATCAACTCGGGCAAGGTGCTGAACCGGGGCTTGGAACTGGCCCTGGTTACGCGCAACCTCACCGGCGCCTTCACCTGGGGCACGAACCTGAACATCGCCTTCAACCACAACGAGGTGCTGGCCCTGAACCAGGACAACGCGCCGATTTACAGCGGGCGCAGCGGCGAGGGTAACCCCACCCACATCACGCAGGTGGGCCACCCCATCGGGGAGTTTTTTGGGTACACGGTGGACGGAGTATACACCAACGCGGCCGATTTCGCGGCCTCGCCCAAGCACATCACGTCGGTGCTGGGCTCTATTAAGTACCACGACGTGGACGGCAACGGCGTGATTGAGGCGGTGAAAGACTTCAGCGTCATCGGCCACGCCCAGCCCAAGTACCTGTGGGGCGTCACCAACAACTTCGGGTACAAGGGTTTCGACCTGGGCGTGATCATCACCGGCTCGCAGGGCGGGCAGGTGCTGAAAACGGCCAACCAGTACCTGCTCAACATCGACGGCATTTTCAACGTCGACCGCAAAATCCTGAACCGCTGGCGCTCGCCCGAAAACCCCGGCGACGGCCGCACCCCCACCACCAACGGGGCCCGCGTCATCTACCGCGACGTGAACTCGGACTGGGTAGAGGACGGCTCGTTTGCCCGCATCCAGAACGTGACGCTGGGCTACCGCCTGCCCGCCGCGCTGCTCACCCGCACGGGCTTCGTGCGGGGCGTGCGCCTGTACGCCAGCGCCCAGAACCTGGCCACCTTCACCAAGTACAGCGGGGCCAACCCCGAGGTGAGCCGCAACAACAGCTCGGTGCTGACGCCGGGCGAAGACTTTCTCAACTACCCGCTGGCCCGGACCATCATCTTCGGTACCAACCTGAGCTTCTAACACCGCGCCCCACCATGAAAAAACCCCTTATTTCCGCACTCGCCCTGGGCCTGCTGCTGGCCACCGCGGGCTGCAAGAAAAGCTTCCTCGACCTCCAGCCCCAGGCCACGACCAGCGCCGACAGCTTCTTTAAAAACCAGGACCAGGTGCAGCAGGCCGTGGACGGGGCCTACGCGCCCGTCCGCACGCTGGGCAACGTCGATTACTGGGTGTTCGGGGAGCTGCGCTCCGACAACACCACTTTTCAGTACAACGACAGCAACCGGGGCCAGGAGTCGCAACGCGAATTCGTCGACGAATTTCTGATCAGCGCCAATTCCGAATCGGTGCAGGAGCTGTGGCAGGTGTCGTACAACGGCATCAGCCGCTGCAATGACGTATTGGGCAAAATTGACGCTGTGACGATGCCCGCCGACAAGAAAAACCAGTACCTCGGGGAGGTGAAGTTCCTGCGGGCCCTGTACTACTACACCTTGGTGCGGCAGTTCGGCGGCGTGCCGCTGCGCCTGGAATCGGTGGCGTCTCCCACGGCGGCCAAGTCGCAGGGCCGCGCCCCGGCCGCCGACGTGTACGCCAGCATCATCGCCGACCTGACCGACGCCGCTGCCAAGCTGCCCACCAAGGCCGCCTACGCTGCCGCCGACGCCGGCCGCGCCACCAAGGGCGCGGCCAACACCCTGCTCGCCTCGGTGTACCTCACCCAGAAAGATTACGCCGAGGCCGTGGCCCTGCTGCGCGACGTGCGCACCGGGGGCTACAGCCTGCTGCCGAGCTACCGCAGCGTGTTCGACCCCGCCAACAAGAACAATGCGGAGTCGATTTTTGAGATTCAGTACCTGGGCACCCAGCCCGACATTTCGAGCAGCTTCACCTTCATTTTTGCGCCCTACACCTCCGGCAACATCATTACCGGCGACGTCACTGCGCCCAACTTGGGCATCGGCTCGGGCTGGAACATTCCCACCCAGGACATGATTGACGCTTACGAGGCCGGCGACCTGCGCAAAACTGCCTCGCTCGCGCTGGGCTTTACCGACGCCACAGGCAAGTTCGTGGCCGTGCCCTACATCACCAAGTACAACTTCGGCCTCGCGGCCCCCGGCCGCACCGATACCAACTTCCCCATGCTGCGCTACGCCGACGCGCTGCTGATGTACGCCGAGGCCCTGAACGAGCAAGGCTTCGCAGCCGGCGGGGAGGCCGCCGCCGCCCTCAACGAGGTGCGCAAGCGGGCCGGCCTGCCCGCCAAGGCCCCGGCCTCGCAGGCCGCCTTCCGCGACGCCGTGCTGCAAGAGCGCCGCGTGGAACTGGCCTTCGAAAACCAGCGCTGGTACGATTTGGTGCGCACCGGCCGCGCCGTGGACGTGATGAACGCCCACGGCACCCGCCAAAAAGCCCTGCAAACCTTCCTGCCCGCCAGCGCCTACCAGGTGACGGCCAACAAGCTGCTGCTGCCCATTCCGCAGCGCGAAGTGATGCTGGATAACTTAGTGCAAAATCCGCTGTGAGGCGAGCCCTGGGGCCCCTAAACGCCATGCCTGCAAATCCTTCCGCCATGAAAAAACTTACTGCTTTCCTGCTCGTGCTGGGCTTGCTGCGCATTGGCAGCGCAGTGGCCCAGGTGAGGGTGCAGCACCTGCTTTGCGAAAACCTGGCCGACCCCATCGGCCTCGACGTGGCCCGGCCGCGCTTCAGCTGGCAGCTGCTGGCGGCCAAAAACCAGCGCGGCGTGCACCAAACCGCCTACGAGGTGCGGGTGGCCGCCTCGGCGGCCGGGCTGGCCCAAGGGGGCCCCGCCGCGGTGTGGAACTCGGGCAAAGTGGCGTCCGACTCTTCGGTGAACGTGACTTACGCGGGCCGGGCCCTGGAGCCGGGCCGGCGCTACCACTGGCAGGTGCGGGCCTGGGACGGGGGCGGCAAGCCCTCGGCCTGGAGTGCGCCCGCCTTCTGGCAGGTAGGCCTGCTGACCCCGGCCAACTGGCGGGCGTCGTGGATTGGCCCTGGCTACGCCGAAGACACTGTGCTGCGGCCCAGCCCGCTGCTGCGCAAGGAGTTTAGGGCGGGCAAAAAGGTGGCGATGGCCACGGCCTACATCACGGCCCACGGCCTGTACGAGGCGCAAATCAACGGCCGGCGCGTGGGCGATGCCTACCTCACGCCGGGCTGGACGAGCTACCACAAGCGCTTGGCCTACCAGGCCTACGACGTGACCAGCCTGCTGAAAGAGGGCCCCAACGCGGTGGGCGTGACGCTGGCCAGCGGCTGGTACCGCGGCCTCATTGGCTACAAGCACGACCGCAACATCTACGGCAAAGACGTGGCCCTGCTGTTTCAGCTCGACCTGACCTACGCCGACGGCACTAAGGAATCGGTGGTGTCGGACGGCACGTGGCAAACCAGCAGCGCCGGCCCCGTCCGCTTCGCCGAGCTGCAGCGCGGCGAAACCTACGACGCGCGGATGGAACCGGCGGGCTGGGCGGCGGCCGGGTACGCGGGCAGCGGCTGGACGGCGGCGCGGGTGCAGAACTACCCAAAGGAAGTGCTTTTTGCCTCTTTCAACGAGCCCGTTCGGAAGCACGAAACCTTTAAAGTAGTCAAGGTAACGAAGTCGCCGAAGGGCGAAACCATCTACGACTTCGGCCAGAACTTGGTGGGCTGGGTGCAGGTGCGGGCCCGCGGCAAGGCCGGCGACAAAATTACGCTTTCGCACTCCGAAGTGCTGGACAAGCGCGGCAACTTCTACCTCGATAACCTACGCTCGGCCTCGGCCGAGGACACGTACTACCTGCGCGGCACGGGGTCGGACGAGGCGCTGGAGCCGCACTTCACCTTCCACGGCTTCCGCTACCTGCGCATCGATGCCTACCCGGGGGCCCCTAAGCCCGAGGATTTTACGGCCGTGGCCCTGTACTCGGACATGCCCGCCACGGGCTCGTTCAGCTGCTCCAACCCGCTCATCAACCAGCTGCAGAGCAACATCCAGTGGGGCCAGAAGGGAAACTTCCTCGACGTGCCCACCGACTGCCCCCAGCGCGACGAGCGCCTGGGCTGGACCGGCGACGCGGAGGTGTTCAGCCGCACGGCGGCCTTTAACCGCAACACCAACAGCTTCTTTGCCAAGTGGCTGCGCGACCTGGCCGCCGACCAGGCCCCCGACGGGGCCGTGCCGTTTGTGATTCCGGCGCTGGAATTTGCCTCGGGCAAGGTCCCCATCGGGGCCGCCGGCTGGTCCGACGCGGCCACCGTCATTCCCTGGGACCTGTACGCCCTGTTTGGCGACCGCCGGACGCTGGCCGTGCAGTACCCGAGCATGAAGGCATGGGTGAAGTACATCCAGGACCGGAGCCGGAACGACCTCTGGGACACCGGCTTTCAGTTTGGCGACTGGCTGGCCTACGACCTGGACGACGACAACGCGGGCCGCTCGGCCGTGACCAGCCACGCCCTGATTGCGCAGTGCTTCTGGGCCCACTCCACCCAAATCATGCTCGACGCGGCCACCGTGCTGGGCAAAACCGACGACGTGGCCGCCTACACGGCCCTGCTCCAGCGCATCAAGGCGGCCTTCCTGCGCGAGTACGTGACGCCCGGCGGGGCCCTGATGTCGAACACCCAGACGGCGTACGTGCTGGCCCTGCACTTCGACATGCTGCCCGAAAACCTGCGCGCCCAGGCCGCTGACCGCCTGGCCCTGAACGTGGCCGACTACGACAATCACCTCACCACGGGCTTCCTCGGCACGCCCTACCTATGCCACGTGCTGAGCCGCTTCGGCCACACCGACGTGGCCTATAAGCTGCTGTTGCAGAAGACCTACCCCTCGTGGCTGTACCCCGTGACGATGGGCGCCACCACCGTGTGGGAGCGCTGGAACTCGATGCGGCCTGACAGCACGTTCGCCCCGCCGTCCATGACCTCTTTCAACCACTACGCCTACGGGGCCATTGGCCACTGGCTCTACACCACGGTGGCGGGGCTGAACGTGGGGGCCCCCGGCTACCACACCTTCACCGTGCGGCCCCAGCCGGGGGGCGGCTTCACCCAGGCCACGGCCCTGCTGACCACCGCGTACGGCCCGGCCCAGGCCCAATGGCAAACCAGCGGTGACCAGCTGGCCTTCGACGTGACCGTGCCCCCCAACGCCACGGCCACCGTGTACGTGCCCGCCGCCAGCGCCGACGTGGTGCGCGAGGGCGGCCGGAAGCTCGACGCCGGCAAGGGCCTGCGGGCCGGCCCGGCCGCCGGCGGCTACGTGCCGGTGAGCGTCGGCTCGGGGCAGTACCATTTCACCGCGCCCTGGCTGCCCAAAGCCACCGCCGCACTCGGGGCTAGGTAGGGCCCCGGAGCCCCGCAAGGCAGTAGTTTTCATCCTGTACTACTTTTTGATGCTTGGATTTCGCGTGCGATTCGTCGGTTGGTTGCCTAAGGGTTGGCGCGTGGTGCTCGTTGGTGCCGGCCTGCTGCCGGGCCCCCCGGCGGCCCGGGCCGCTGGGGGGGCCGGCGCGCCCACCGATTTGCGGTGCGAATACTTCACCAACCCCCTGGGCCTCGACGCGCCCCAGCCCCGCCTGACCTGGCGGCTGGCCGACGGCCGGCGCGGGGCGGCGCAAACCGCCTACCAGCTCACCGTGGGCCCCGACTCGGGGGCCGTGGCCCGGGGCGGGGGCGGGGCCTGGACGTCGGGGCGGGTGGCGTCGGCCCGGCAGCTGATGGCCTACGCGGGGCCGGCGCTGCGGCCGTTCACCAAGTACTACTGGCGGGTGCGGGCCTGGGACCAGGCCCGCACCGGGGGCCCGGCGAGCCCGGTGGCCAGCTTCGAAACCGGCCTGATGGCCCAAAAGAACTGGCAGGGCGCCTGGATCAGCGACTCGCGCGACATCAACCTCAAACCCGCCCCCTACTTCCGCACCACGTTTGCGCTGCCCGCGGGCGTGACCAAGGCGCGGGCTTACATCGCCGTGGCCGGCTTGTACGAGCTGTACCTCAACGGCCGCAAGGTGGGCAACCACCGCCTCGACCCGATGTACACC
This genomic stretch from Hymenobacter sp. PAMC 26628 harbors:
- the rhaT gene encoding L-rhamnose/proton symporter RhaT, with amino-acid sequence MLVVLGVLFHALGGFASGSFYLPYKKVNGWSWESYWLVGGLVSWLVAPWVLGLLTVPHLLGVLRQTPGSTLAWVYFWGLLWGTGGLTFGLAMRYLGLSLGMAFTLGLCAVFGTLVPPLWAGTLGQLVGTASGRCILLGLGVCVLGIVICGRAGLLKEKTQTQAEKRGTIAEFDLRKGLGVAVFSGIMSACMSFGLTAGQPLATLAAANGTNPLFVNNAILVVILAGGLTTNAAWCLYLNVKNHSYTDYLNPSFPALRNVVFCALAGLTWYFQFFFYGMGDSQMGPYRFSGWTLHMAFIIAFSSMWGLLLHEWRGASRLTLRTISLGIGLVVLSTVVVGYGNYLAE
- a CDS encoding bifunctional aldolase/short-chain dehydrogenase, translated to MKDTLNFRHVSYRWDEAKAAALAGDEVALFLYRSNLLGADLRLTNYAGGNTSVKIQATDPVSGQPVEVMWVKGSGGDIGTLTQAGCANLYVEKLHQLKARYRGLEFEDEMVGLFEYCLFDPKCATPSIDTPLHGLLPFRHIDHLHPDALIAIAASQDGEAIMHEIWGDTLGWLPWQKPGFDLGLQLEKIVADNPGLRGVILGGHGLFTWGETSYESYVNTLEVIEMAATYLEANYGKKGPVFGGVKLENRPDAAARRAQAAAALPVLRGLASSQRRMLGHYTDDARVLEFVNSHDLARLAAKGTSCPDHFLRTKIRPLVLDPEQMSGDPAAVKTCLEGAFAAYRQAYAAYYARSKHANSPAMRDANPVIMLWPGVGLFSFAKDKQTARVAAEFYTNAINVMKGAEAVSTYQGLPEQEAFDIEYWLLEEAKLQRMAPPKALSGKVAYVTGGTGGIGKAICEELLKFGACVVAVDRDRLPETQADLRKKFGPDSALTAPIDVTDAESIAESLRQATLQFGGVDIVVNCAGLSISKPLAETTQADWDILNDVLVKGQFLVSQAAVAVLRQQGLGGDIVNIASKNGLVAGPNNVAYGTAKAAQLHMSRLLAAELGPDKIRVNTVNPDAVLRGSKIWEGEWAAGRAKAYGIAVEDLPAHYAKRTLLGEELLAEDIAKAVRVFVDGSLAKSTGNVLNVDGGVAMAFVR
- a CDS encoding SusC/RagA family TonB-linked outer membrane protein, with product MKKQRLFFLWLLLPLLTLATRGLAQTGALTGRVLDPKGGPAIGATVVVKGTTLGASVSPDGTFTIKAVPNGPHTLLVSSIGYTPKQVPVTVPQPEPLSVSLVENAASLEDVVVVGYGTQKREDVTGAVATVDVRAVRDLPVVSVDQKLAGQVAGVQVSNVTGTPGGGTSIKVRGSGSIGAGDQPLFVIDGFPIASSFGQVDNPLNLLNPDDIETITVLKDASSTAIYGSRGANGVVVITTKRGKAGATNLDVSAYTGIQQVPNKKRPPMLNGQEFAQYRRDIITDDFAARGVAVTDADIPVEFRNPAQYGAGTNWYNEILHTAPQSSLNATLTKGTEELRTALSLGYLNQDGTVRYTGYKRYTARLSVEGKVGQKIRLGLNLAPTYGIQQGNDFENSFVDVLSRSLWLSPLVPAFDANGNRTPFVASPGMFTGPNPLNSLEFAGTTRKTLQGLGGTFAEYEIVPGLRLRYSININYANNTAFTFNPASVGGIFAPPPVVPNSTSTSYTRFNWLSETLLSYDKKFGTDHTISAVAGYSAQKEHFESQYLFANNYPGDDVRTINAAALLPNFGADVQEWALISYLARVNYAYKDRYLLTGTVRTDGSSRFGSQNRYGTFPSVAAGWNVINEDFMHQLPTLSNLKVRASYGLTGNFNIGNYTSIAGVASGYGYIGSGIDAGGSANTAFGGQLAPGRAQVSLPNPNLTWEKSTQLDLGLDLGMWDNRLAFTVDFYHRITNGILLDNQLPLSSGYSNATINSGKVLNRGLELALVTRNLTGAFTWGTNLNIAFNHNEVLALNQDNAPIYSGRSGEGNPTHITQVGHPIGEFFGYTVDGVYTNAADFAASPKHITSVLGSIKYHDVDGNGVIEAVKDFSVIGHAQPKYLWGVTNNFGYKGFDLGVIITGSQGGQVLKTANQYLLNIDGIFNVDRKILNRWRSPENPGDGRTPTTNGARVIYRDVNSDWVEDGSFARIQNVTLGYRLPAALLTRTGFVRGVRLYASAQNLATFTKYSGANPEVSRNNSSVLTPGEDFLNYPLARTIIFGTNLSF
- a CDS encoding RagB/SusD family nutrient uptake outer membrane protein, whose product is MKKPLISALALGLLLATAGCKKSFLDLQPQATTSADSFFKNQDQVQQAVDGAYAPVRTLGNVDYWVFGELRSDNTTFQYNDSNRGQESQREFVDEFLISANSESVQELWQVSYNGISRCNDVLGKIDAVTMPADKKNQYLGEVKFLRALYYYTLVRQFGGVPLRLESVASPTAAKSQGRAPAADVYASIIADLTDAAAKLPTKAAYAAADAGRATKGAANTLLASVYLTQKDYAEAVALLRDVRTGGYSLLPSYRSVFDPANKNNAESIFEIQYLGTQPDISSSFTFIFAPYTSGNIITGDVTAPNLGIGSGWNIPTQDMIDAYEAGDLRKTASLALGFTDATGKFVAVPYITKYNFGLAAPGRTDTNFPMLRYADALLMYAEALNEQGFAAGGEAAAALNEVRKRAGLPAKAPASQAAFRDAVLQERRVELAFENQRWYDLVRTGRAVDVMNAHGTRQKALQTFLPASAYQVTANKLLLPIPQREVMLDNLVQNPL
- a CDS encoding alpha-L-rhamnosidase; the encoded protein is MKKLTAFLLVLGLLRIGSAVAQVRVQHLLCENLADPIGLDVARPRFSWQLLAAKNQRGVHQTAYEVRVAASAAGLAQGGPAAVWNSGKVASDSSVNVTYAGRALEPGRRYHWQVRAWDGGGKPSAWSAPAFWQVGLLTPANWRASWIGPGYAEDTVLRPSPLLRKEFRAGKKVAMATAYITAHGLYEAQINGRRVGDAYLTPGWTSYHKRLAYQAYDVTSLLKEGPNAVGVTLASGWYRGLIGYKHDRNIYGKDVALLFQLDLTYADGTKESVVSDGTWQTSSAGPVRFAELQRGETYDARMEPAGWAAAGYAGSGWTAARVQNYPKEVLFASFNEPVRKHETFKVVKVTKSPKGETIYDFGQNLVGWVQVRARGKAGDKITLSHSEVLDKRGNFYLDNLRSASAEDTYYLRGTGSDEALEPHFTFHGFRYLRIDAYPGAPKPEDFTAVALYSDMPATGSFSCSNPLINQLQSNIQWGQKGNFLDVPTDCPQRDERLGWTGDAEVFSRTAAFNRNTNSFFAKWLRDLAADQAPDGAVPFVIPALEFASGKVPIGAAGWSDAATVIPWDLYALFGDRRTLAVQYPSMKAWVKYIQDRSRNDLWDTGFQFGDWLAYDLDDDNAGRSAVTSHALIAQCFWAHSTQIMLDAATVLGKTDDVAAYTALLQRIKAAFLREYVTPGGALMSNTQTAYVLALHFDMLPENLRAQAADRLALNVADYDNHLTTGFLGTPYLCHVLSRFGHTDVAYKLLLQKTYPSWLYPVTMGATTVWERWNSMRPDSTFAPPSMTSFNHYAYGAIGHWLYTTVAGLNVGAPGYHTFTVRPQPGGGFTQATALLTTAYGPAQAQWQTSGDQLAFDVTVPPNATATVYVPAASADVVREGGRKLDAGKGLRAGPAAGGYVPVSVGSGQYHFTAPWLPKATAALGAR